Proteins from one Flavobacterium sp. N2038 genomic window:
- a CDS encoding ABC transporter ATP-binding protein has protein sequence MLDIQNISFSYTDTPVIKNVSFTINKGDNISIIGESGCGKSTLLKLLYGLYDLDEGKIFYNEKPILGPKYNLIPGMPFMKYLAQDFDLSPYETVAENVGKFLSNGFANMKKLRVQELLEMVEMEQFSNVKAKFLSGGQQQRVALVRVLALEPEIILLDEPFSQIDAFRKNALRRNLFRYLKQKGITCIIATHDSTDALSFADETIVMRNGEIITKGDPIKIYEDPETKYVASLFGEVNEVPTHLLLSYEDENHKTLVYPHQFKMVTESNLPVKIRRTYFRGNHYLIETIFKRQLIFFESEIDLPLEQEIFLALNYL, from the coding sequence ATGCTCGACATTCAAAATATTTCTTTTTCATATACTGATACACCTGTTATTAAAAACGTTTCTTTTACGATCAATAAGGGAGATAATATCTCTATTATTGGTGAGAGTGGTTGCGGGAAAAGTACACTTCTAAAACTTTTGTACGGTTTGTATGATTTAGATGAAGGTAAAATATTTTATAACGAAAAACCTATTCTGGGACCAAAGTATAATTTGATTCCCGGTATGCCATTTATGAAATATCTGGCTCAGGATTTTGATTTATCTCCTTACGAAACTGTAGCAGAAAATGTTGGGAAGTTTTTGTCAAACGGTTTTGCTAATATGAAAAAACTACGTGTTCAGGAATTGTTGGAGATGGTAGAAATGGAACAGTTTTCTAATGTAAAAGCAAAATTTTTGAGCGGTGGTCAGCAGCAAAGAGTAGCATTGGTTCGGGTTTTGGCATTAGAACCGGAAATAATTTTGCTGGACGAACCTTTTAGTCAGATTGATGCATTTAGAAAAAATGCATTACGCCGAAATTTATTCAGATACTTAAAGCAAAAAGGGATTACTTGTATTATAGCAACTCACGACAGTACAGATGCTTTGTCTTTTGCAGATGAAACCATCGTAATGCGAAATGGTGAAATCATCACAAAAGGGGATCCTATAAAAATATATGAAGATCCTGAAACTAAATATGTGGCTTCTTTGTTTGGAGAAGTAAATGAAGTGCCAACACATTTATTACTTTCTTATGAAGATGAAAATCATAAAACACTGGTTTATCCACATCAGTTTAAAATGGTAACAGAATCAAATTTACCGGTAAAAATCAGACGAACTTATTTTAGGGGAAATCATTACCTGATCGAAACTATATTTAAAAGACAATTAATCTTTTTTGAAAGTGAAATCGATTTACCATTAGAACAGGAAATTTTCTTGGCATTGAATTATTTATAA
- a CDS encoding IS3 family transposase (programmed frameshift): MKDKENKGGRRSQRDYNMAFKLAVISQVEKGEMTYRQAQKNYGIQGRSTVLVWLRKFGNLDWSKPNLLFMSKSKETPAQTIKRLEKELADEQLKNKILNTMIDISDSQYGTQIPKKVFSQTIFRLRQEAGISLCKSCRLFGISRQAFYQGQNRITLRESELLKVRDLVIGIRMEMPRIGTRKLYHILCDQFSQKGIKIGRDAFFDYLRREKLLVKPIKSYTKTTFSKHWLHKYDNLLKECKIERPEQVYVSDITYIKSQQKTHYLSLVTDAYSRKIVGYKLSDDMNAESVVQALKMAVKSRKSILPLIHHSDRGLQYCSKVYQNVLAKHNIKPSMTDGYDCYQNALAERINGILKNEFLIYKCKDGATLEKLVKESIIIYNTKRPHLSLMMKTPNFIHEKTSQENLTG, encoded by the exons ATGAAAGACAAAGAAAACAAAGGGGGCAGGCGTTCCCAGCGGGATTATAACATGGCTTTTAAATTAGCTGTAATTTCCCAAGTTGAAAAAGGAGAAATGACCTATAGACAAGCTCAAAAAAACTATGGAATACAAGGAAGAAGTACAGTTTTGGTGTGGCTCAGAAAATTTGGTAACTTAGACTGGAGCAAACCAAACTTGTTATTTATGTCTAAATCTAAAGAAACTCCGGCACAAACCATTAAAAGGCTTGAAAAAGAATTAGCAGATGAACAGCTAAAGAATAAGATACTTAATACCATGATTGACATCTCTGATAGTCAGTACGGTACTCAGATTC CGAAAAAAGTTTTCTCCCAAACCATCTTCCGCCTCAGGCAAGAAGCAGGAATAAGTTTATGTAAAAGTTGCCGATTGTTTGGGATCAGCAGGCAAGCTTTCTATCAAGGGCAGAACAGAATTACCTTAAGAGAATCTGAACTACTCAAAGTTAGAGATTTGGTTATCGGCATAAGAATGGAAATGCCTCGTATTGGCACTCGTAAATTATATCATATTCTTTGTGATCAATTTTCACAAAAGGGGATTAAGATAGGTCGAGATGCATTTTTTGATTATTTAAGAAGAGAAAAATTACTTGTAAAACCAATAAAGAGTTATACAAAAACTACTTTTTCAAAACATTGGCTGCACAAATATGATAATCTTTTGAAAGAATGTAAAATTGAACGTCCTGAACAAGTATACGTAAGTGATATCACTTATATAAAATCACAGCAAAAAACTCATTATCTCTCCTTGGTCACTGATGCTTACAGTAGAAAAATAGTTGGTTATAAACTTAGTGATGATATGAACGCAGAAAGTGTAGTTCAGGCTTTAAAAATGGCAGTGAAGAGTAGAAAATCGATACTGCCGCTAATACATCATTCTGATAGGGGTTTGCAATATTGTTCAAAGGTTTATCAAAATGTATTAGCTAAACACAATATTAAACCATCAATGACAGATGGATATGACTGCTATCAAAATGCATTAGCGGAAAGAATTAATGGAATCTTAAAAAACGAGTTTTTAATTTATAAATGCAAGGATGGAGCCACATTGGAAAAGCTTGTAAAGGAGTCAATAATTATATATAATACAAAAAGACCACATCTAAGTTTGATGATGAAAACTCCTAACTTTATACATGAAAAAACCAGCCAAGAAAACCTGACTGGTTAA
- a CDS encoding OmpA family protein — translation MRKITVLGLSSLLILTSFFVSCDSVQNANNTQKGAGIGVVAGGLIGGILGNNLGHGGNAALGAAIGAAVGGGTGALIGNKMDKQAREIDQALPGADVERVGEGIHLTLNENSVRFDTNKSTLTAQAKANLDKLIPVFTDYGDTDIQIFGYTDNTGKPEYNLTLSGQRAASVQAYLVSKGLKSSRFKTSGLGIADPIATNDTPEGRSQNRRVEFSITANDKMVNDAKAESGK, via the coding sequence ATGAGAAAGATAACCGTTTTAGGATTGAGTAGTTTACTTATATTAACTAGTTTTTTTGTAAGCTGTGATTCAGTACAAAATGCAAATAATACACAAAAAGGTGCCGGAATTGGAGTTGTTGCCGGTGGTCTTATTGGTGGTATTTTAGGAAATAATTTAGGGCATGGCGGAAACGCTGCTTTAGGAGCTGCAATTGGAGCTGCTGTAGGTGGTGGAACCGGAGCTCTTATTGGAAATAAAATGGACAAACAAGCTCGTGAAATCGACCAGGCACTTCCAGGTGCAGATGTTGAAAGAGTAGGTGAAGGAATTCACTTAACTTTAAATGAGAATTCTGTTCGTTTTGATACTAACAAATCTACATTAACTGCTCAGGCAAAAGCTAATTTAGATAAATTGATTCCTGTATTTACAGATTACGGAGATACAGATATTCAGATTTTTGGTTATACAGATAATACTGGTAAACCAGAATATAATTTAACATTATCTGGACAAAGAGCTGCTTCTGTACAAGCTTATTTAGTTTCAAAAGGATTAAAATCAAGCCGTTTTAAAACTTCAGGTTTAGGTATTGCAGATCCAATTGCAACAAATGATACACCGGAAGGAAGATCACAAAATCGTCGTGTAGAGTTTTCAATCACTGCAAACGACAAAATGGTAAATGATGCAAAAGCTGAATCTGGAAAATAA
- a CDS encoding lipocalin family protein — MKKIIFICMISAMFFACKSSSSTTASTEAPTLSTKLDKSTQVAIKGNWVLTNVTYPGSDYIKVNSFDLADSKCFIGSTWNFISNNNKGTMTLNAPSCTAFTSPIVWSINSQGLFVLKIVNPGTKSKNVKEGYLLKVAGLTDNSFQLIDNINVGGQVKDVTYQFQRAN; from the coding sequence ATGAAGAAAATTATTTTCATTTGCATGATCTCCGCAATGTTCTTTGCGTGTAAATCATCTTCGTCTACAACTGCTTCTACAGAAGCGCCAACGCTTTCAACAAAACTTGATAAATCTACTCAGGTGGCGATAAAGGGAAATTGGGTTCTTACCAATGTAACTTATCCGGGATCTGATTATATCAAAGTAAATTCTTTTGATCTTGCAGATTCAAAATGCTTTATTGGCAGTACCTGGAATTTTATTTCAAATAATAACAAAGGGACAATGACTTTAAATGCGCCAAGTTGTACTGCATTTACGTCTCCAATTGTATGGAGCATTAACAGCCAGGGACTTTTTGTACTAAAAATTGTTAACCCGGGAACAAAATCTAAAAACGTTAAAGAAGGATACTTGCTTAAAGTTGCAGGATTAACAGATAATTCATTTCAGTTAATTGACAACATTAATGTGGGCGGACAGGTTAAGGATGTGACTTACCAGTTTCAGAGAGCTAATTAA